A genomic region of Barnesiella viscericola DSM 18177 contains the following coding sequences:
- the murA gene encoding UDP-N-acetylglucosamine 1-carboxyvinyltransferase, translating to MASFIIEGGHRLHGELIPQGAKNEALEVLCATLLTPEEVKIYNIPDILDVNNLIQLLRDLGVTVERIGLNAYSFKADKINLDYLNSDEFFQKGAALRGSVMIIGPLLARFGYAVLPKPGGDKIGRRRLDTHFLGIQKLGATFTYCPKAQRYEIKADKLTGSYMLLDEASVTGTANILMAAVLAEGDTTIYNAACEPYLQQLSKMLNRMGARIEGIGSNLLTIHGVSSLKGCEHTILPDMIEVGSFIGMAAMTQSDITIKNVSYNDLGIIPDSFRRLGITVEQNGDDIHIPEHESYEIDTFIDGSIMTFADAPWPGLTPDLLSVFLVVATQAKGSVLIHQKMFESRLFFVDKLIDMGAQIILCDPHRAAVIGQARAHKLRAANMVSPDIRAGIALLIAAMSAEGTSRIHNIDQIDRGYQDIDKRLNAIGARITRL from the coding sequence ATGGCATCTTTTATTATTGAAGGCGGGCATCGTCTGCATGGAGAGTTGATACCGCAAGGCGCTAAGAATGAAGCACTGGAAGTTCTCTGCGCCACATTGCTCACCCCCGAAGAGGTGAAGATATACAATATCCCCGACATTCTCGATGTGAACAACCTCATACAACTGCTGCGCGACCTGGGGGTGACGGTCGAACGCATCGGGTTGAATGCGTACAGTTTCAAGGCCGACAAGATTAATCTCGACTACCTCAACAGCGACGAGTTCTTCCAGAAGGGAGCCGCACTGCGGGGATCGGTGATGATTATCGGTCCGCTCCTTGCCCGCTTCGGGTATGCCGTTCTGCCCAAACCGGGAGGCGACAAGATTGGCCGCCGTCGGTTGGATACCCACTTCCTGGGCATTCAGAAACTGGGTGCCACCTTTACCTACTGTCCCAAGGCCCAGCGCTATGAAATCAAGGCCGACAAACTCACTGGCAGCTACATGCTGCTCGACGAGGCTTCGGTGACCGGAACCGCCAATATTCTGATGGCTGCCGTCCTGGCCGAGGGCGATACCACCATCTACAATGCTGCTTGCGAACCCTATCTGCAACAGCTCTCGAAGATGTTGAACCGCATGGGTGCCCGCATCGAAGGCATCGGGTCGAACCTGCTCACGATTCACGGCGTGTCGTCGCTCAAAGGGTGTGAGCACACCATTCTGCCCGACATGATCGAGGTGGGCAGTTTCATCGGTATGGCCGCCATGACCCAGTCGGACATCACCATCAAGAACGTGTCGTACAACGACCTGGGTATTATCCCCGACAGTTTCCGCCGGCTGGGCATTACCGTCGAGCAGAACGGCGACGACATACACATTCCCGAACACGAAAGCTACGAAATCGATACCTTTATCGACGGCTCGATCATGACCTTTGCCGATGCCCCGTGGCCAGGACTCACTCCCGACCTGCTGAGCGTCTTCCTCGTGGTGGCTACCCAGGCCAAGGGGAGCGTGCTCATTCATCAGAAGATGTTCGAGAGCCGACTCTTCTTTGTCGACAAACTCATCGACATGGGGGCGCAGATTATCCTGTGCGACCCGCACCGGGCCGCCGTCATCGGTCAGGCTCGCGCTCACAAGCTGCGGGCGGCCAACATGGTGTCGCCCGACATTCGGGCCGGTATCGCCCTGCTCATTGCCGCCATGAGTGCCGAGGGGACGAGCCGTATCCACAACATCGACCAGATAGACCGGGGGTATCAGGACATCGACAAGCGGCTCAATGCCATCGGTGCCCGCATCACCCGGTTGTAA
- the rimM gene encoding ribosome maturation factor RimM (Essential for efficient processing of 16S rRNA) codes for MIEREELIKIGRFNKPHGVKGELSFTFTDDVFDRTDCPYIVCEIDGIFVPFFIEECRFKSDTTALMKLEDVDNETDARAFSLLDVYFPKSYYDTAVEEEAPSDYFIGFTVVDSERGELGKIVAVDDSTENVLFEIDHEGRELLVPAVDEFVSEIDEENRRLYMTIPEGLLTL; via the coding sequence ATGATTGAACGTGAAGAATTGATTAAGATAGGTCGGTTCAACAAACCGCACGGGGTGAAGGGCGAGTTGTCCTTCACCTTTACCGACGATGTGTTCGACCGCACCGACTGTCCCTATATCGTCTGCGAAATCGACGGTATCTTCGTCCCCTTTTTCATCGAGGAGTGTCGCTTCAAGAGCGATACTACCGCCTTGATGAAGCTCGAAGATGTCGACAACGAGACCGATGCCCGGGCCTTTTCGCTGCTCGATGTCTATTTTCCCAAGTCCTACTACGACACGGCGGTCGAAGAGGAGGCCCCGAGCGACTATTTCATCGGGTTTACCGTGGTCGACAGCGAGCGGGGCGAGTTGGGTAAGATTGTGGCCGTCGACGACTCGACCGAGAATGTGCTCTTCGAGATTGACCATGAGGGGCGCGAGTTGCTGGTTCCGGCCGTTGATGAGTTTGTGAGCGAGATTGACGAGGAGAACCGTCGGCTCTACATGACTATTCCCGAGGGACTGCTTACGTTGTAA
- a CDS encoding nitroreductase family protein — MMKRILFIFLSVWFIFTVVVFVIFFSGTKDSKSSGEGMPVLEAIATRASVRAYADKAVEPEKIEQILRAGMAAPTARNQQPWAFVVLDDKALMTQLADSLPNAKMLASAPVAIVVCGDLSKAIEGEGATYWIQDASAATENILLAAHGLGLGAVWTGAYPVMSRVKAIREVLGLPAQIIPLNVIPMGYPQGETAPKDKWKRENVRLNNWATAY, encoded by the coding sequence ATGATGAAACGAATTTTGTTTATTTTTCTGTCCGTGTGGTTCATCTTCACGGTCGTTGTGTTCGTGATATTTTTCTCGGGTACCAAGGATTCCAAGAGTAGCGGCGAAGGCATGCCGGTACTCGAAGCCATTGCAACCCGGGCCAGTGTGCGGGCCTATGCCGACAAGGCGGTTGAGCCCGAGAAAATCGAGCAGATTCTGCGGGCCGGTATGGCGGCTCCTACGGCTCGCAACCAACAGCCGTGGGCTTTTGTGGTGCTCGACGACAAGGCGCTGATGACCCAGTTGGCCGACTCGCTGCCCAATGCCAAGATGTTGGCTTCGGCTCCCGTGGCTATCGTGGTGTGCGGCGACCTGAGCAAAGCTATCGAAGGCGAGGGTGCCACCTATTGGATACAAGATGCTTCGGCAGCCACCGAGAATATCCTGCTGGCTGCTCATGGTCTGGGGCTGGGTGCCGTGTGGACGGGAGCCTATCCCGTAATGAGCCGGGTAAAAGCCATTCGCGAGGTGCTGGGTCTACCGGCACAGATTATTCCGCTCAACGTGATTCCCATGGGCTACCCGCAGGGCGAAACGGCTCCCAAGGATAAGTGGAAACGCGAGAATGTGCGCCTGAACAACTGGGCTACGGCCTATTGA
- a CDS encoding HesA/MoeB/ThiF family protein, giving the protein MNDRYSRQTMLPEIGEAGQERLQKTRVLIVGVGGLGSPVALYLTAAGVGCLGLVDDDMVSMSNLQRQVLYTEAEVGAPKVECARRRLSTLNSMTRIETYPTRLTAENAESIIANYDLVVDGCDNAATRYLIDEVCARQGKPYVYGSIAAFEGQVSVFNYRGGPRYSDLYPRPEVIPPAQPGGVIGSIPGVIGSIQATEAIKIIVGCGEVLSGKLYLVDLLSLRHDIIEI; this is encoded by the coding sequence ATGAACGATCGGTACAGCAGACAGACGATGCTTCCCGAGATTGGCGAAGCGGGTCAGGAACGGTTGCAGAAAACCCGGGTACTGATTGTGGGGGTGGGCGGACTGGGTTCGCCCGTCGCCCTCTACCTGACGGCAGCGGGTGTGGGCTGTCTGGGACTGGTCGACGACGACATGGTGTCGATGAGCAACCTGCAACGGCAGGTACTCTACACCGAAGCCGAGGTGGGAGCCCCCAAGGTGGAGTGTGCCCGCCGGCGGCTGTCGACCCTGAACAGCATGACCCGCATCGAGACCTACCCCACCCGGCTCACGGCCGAAAACGCGGAATCGATTATCGCCAACTACGATCTGGTGGTCGACGGCTGCGACAATGCGGCTACCCGCTACCTCATCGACGAGGTGTGTGCCCGTCAGGGCAAACCCTACGTCTACGGCTCCATCGCCGCCTTCGAGGGACAGGTGTCGGTATTCAACTACCGGGGCGGTCCCCGATACAGCGACCTCTACCCTCGCCCCGAGGTAATCCCTCCGGCACAACCGGGCGGGGTCATCGGCTCCATACCGGGAGTCATCGGCTCTATCCAGGCCACCGAAGCCATCAAGATTATTGTCGGGTGCGGCGAGGTGTTGAGCGGCAAGCTCTATCTGGTCGACCTGCTGTCGCTCCGTCACGACATAATCGAGATATGA
- the thiH gene encoding 2-iminoacetate synthase ThiH → MFSEELEKYSWDDITACINSKQSRDVEIALGKEHLTIDDFMALVSPAAAPYLEPMAALSRRYTQERFGKTIQMYVPLYITNSCNNFCVYCGFNHNNPIARIILTEEEIENECKAIRKLGPFENLLIVTGENPRDAGVDYLERALHVARPYFANLTIEVMPLKSEDYYRLTKSGLNGVVCFQETYHKDRYKTYHPKGMKSIFEWRVNGFDRMGQAGVHKIGMGVLIGLEPWRTDVTMMAIHLQYLRKHYWQTKYSVNFPRMRPSEGHFQPNVVMSDRELAQLIFAFRIFDHDVDISVSTRENPNFRNHIATLGATSMSAGSKTDPGGYATYPQALEQFAVSDERTPAEVEQAIKSMSYEVVWKDWDKIFD, encoded by the coding sequence ATGTTTTCCGAAGAATTAGAAAAATATTCCTGGGACGACATAACCGCCTGCATCAACTCGAAACAGAGCCGCGACGTGGAGATTGCCTTGGGCAAGGAGCACTTGACCATCGACGACTTCATGGCACTCGTTTCGCCGGCTGCCGCTCCCTATCTGGAACCCATGGCCGCCCTGAGCCGGCGTTACACCCAGGAGCGTTTCGGTAAAACGATACAGATGTATGTACCGCTTTATATTACCAACTCGTGCAACAACTTTTGCGTCTATTGCGGGTTCAACCACAACAACCCTATCGCCCGCATCATTCTCACCGAAGAGGAGATCGAGAACGAGTGCAAGGCCATACGCAAGCTGGGGCCCTTTGAAAACCTGCTCATCGTCACCGGTGAGAATCCGCGTGATGCCGGTGTGGACTATCTGGAACGGGCGCTGCATGTGGCCCGCCCCTACTTTGCCAACCTCACCATCGAGGTGATGCCGCTCAAAAGCGAGGACTACTACCGGCTCACCAAGTCGGGGCTCAACGGCGTAGTCTGCTTTCAGGAGACCTACCACAAGGACCGCTACAAGACCTATCACCCCAAGGGCATGAAATCGATTTTCGAGTGGCGTGTCAACGGCTTCGACCGCATGGGACAGGCCGGCGTGCACAAGATAGGCATGGGCGTGCTCATCGGGTTGGAGCCCTGGCGCACCGATGTGACCATGATGGCCATTCACCTGCAATACCTGCGCAAGCACTACTGGCAGACGAAATACAGCGTCAATTTCCCCCGCATGCGTCCCTCGGAGGGTCATTTCCAACCCAATGTGGTGATGAGCGACCGGGAGCTGGCCCAACTGATTTTTGCCTTCCGCATCTTCGACCACGACGTGGACATCTCGGTGTCGACCCGCGAAAACCCCAACTTCCGCAACCACATCGCCACGCTGGGAGCCACCTCGATGAGTGCCGGTTCGAAGACCGACCCGGGAGGCTATGCCACCTATCCGCAAGCGCTCGAACAGTTTGCCGTGAGCGACGAACGCACCCCGGCCGAGGTCGAGCAGGCCATCAAGTCGATGAGCTACGAAGTAGTGTGGAAAGACTGGGATAAAATATTCGACTGA
- the thiC gene encoding phosphomethylpyrimidine synthase ThiC, translating into MDTQKIIRDSYPSSEKVYVPGKLFPIRVGMRKINLTDTVTIENGKRVHTPNAPVYVYDTSGPYTDPMVEVDINRGLPRLRESWIADRGDVEQLDDITSQYGRARRDDPALESIRFKHTPLPYKAKPGHSITQMYYARQGIITAEMEYVAIRENLMNEQLGIKSHITPEFVRDEVAAGRAIIPANINHPEAEPMIIGRNFLVKLNTNIGNSALSSGIEEEVDKAVWSCHWGGDTLMDLSTGDHIHETREWIIRNCPVPMGTVPIYQALEKVNGKVEDLTWEIYRDTLIEQCEQGVDYFTIHAGVLKAHADLVGERLTGIVSRGGSIMTKWCVIHNQESFLYTHFDEICEILKQYDVAISLGDGMRPGSIHDANDRSQFLELDVLGELTEKAWAHDVQVIIEGPGHIPMHKIKENMDRQLSSCHGAPFYTLGPLTTDIAPGYDHITSAIGAAQIAWLGTAMICYVTPKEHLGLPDREDVRNGVIAYKIAAHAADLAKGFPGAQVRDDAMSKARYEFRWKDQFNLALDPDRALEYYKQGSFHDGNYCTMCGPNFCAMRLSQDITKCVETE; encoded by the coding sequence ATGGATACACAAAAAATAATCAGAGATTCCTACCCCAGCTCCGAGAAGGTATATGTGCCGGGTAAACTCTTTCCCATTCGAGTGGGCATGCGCAAAATCAACCTCACCGACACGGTGACCATCGAGAACGGGAAACGGGTGCACACCCCCAACGCGCCGGTCTATGTCTATGACACCAGCGGCCCCTACACCGACCCCATGGTCGAGGTGGACATCAACCGGGGATTGCCCCGCCTGCGCGAGTCGTGGATTGCCGACCGCGGCGACGTCGAACAGCTTGACGACATCACCTCGCAATATGGCCGCGCCCGTCGCGACGACCCGGCTCTCGAATCAATCCGCTTCAAACACACGCCGCTCCCCTACAAGGCCAAGCCGGGGCACTCCATCACACAGATGTACTACGCCCGGCAGGGTATCATCACCGCCGAGATGGAGTATGTGGCCATACGCGAGAACCTGATGAACGAACAGTTGGGTATCAAGAGCCACATCACCCCCGAGTTCGTGCGCGACGAGGTGGCTGCCGGCCGCGCCATTATCCCGGCCAACATCAACCACCCCGAGGCCGAGCCGATGATTATCGGCCGCAACTTCCTGGTGAAGCTCAATACCAATATCGGCAACTCGGCCCTCTCGTCGGGTATCGAGGAGGAGGTGGACAAGGCGGTGTGGAGCTGCCACTGGGGCGGCGACACGCTCATGGACCTCTCGACCGGCGATCACATACACGAGACGCGCGAATGGATTATCCGCAACTGCCCCGTGCCCATGGGTACCGTGCCCATCTACCAGGCGCTCGAAAAGGTCAACGGCAAGGTCGAGGACCTTACCTGGGAGATTTACCGCGACACCCTCATCGAACAGTGCGAGCAGGGTGTGGACTACTTTACCATTCACGCCGGTGTACTCAAAGCTCATGCCGACCTGGTGGGCGAACGGCTCACGGGTATCGTGTCGCGCGGCGGCTCGATCATGACCAAGTGGTGCGTCATTCACAATCAGGAGAGCTTCCTCTACACCCATTTCGACGAGATTTGCGAGATTCTCAAACAGTACGACGTGGCCATCTCGCTGGGCGACGGCATGCGTCCCGGCTCGATTCACGACGCCAACGACCGCTCGCAATTCCTCGAACTCGACGTACTGGGCGAACTCACCGAGAAGGCCTGGGCTCACGACGTGCAGGTGATTATCGAGGGACCCGGCCACATTCCCATGCACAAAATCAAGGAGAATATGGACCGCCAGCTGAGCAGCTGCCACGGTGCCCCCTTCTACACACTGGGCCCGTTGACCACCGACATTGCTCCGGGTTACGACCACATCACCTCGGCCATCGGTGCCGCACAGATTGCCTGGCTGGGTACGGCCATGATCTGCTACGTCACCCCCAAGGAGCATCTGGGACTGCCCGACCGCGAAGATGTGCGCAACGGTGTCATCGCCTACAAGATTGCCGCCCATGCCGCCGACCTGGCCAAGGGATTCCCCGGTGCCCAGGTGCGCGACGACGCCATGAGCAAGGCTCGCTACGAGTTCCGCTGGAAAGACCAGTTCAACCTGGCCCTCGATCCCGACCGGGCTCTCGAATACTACAAGCAGGGCTCGTTCCACGACGGCAACTACTGCACCATGTGCGGACCCAACTTCTGCGCCATGCGGCTGTCGCAAGACATCACCAAATGCGTCGAGACGGAGTAA
- a CDS encoding thiazole synthase encodes MNKLVIGGREFSSRLFVGTGKFSSNELMEKAIEASESEMITVAMKRINMTHEATDDMLTHIDRNRVQFLPNTSGVRNAEEAVLAAQFSRECFGTDFIKLEIHPDPKYLLPDPVETLKATEQLAKMGFVVLPYIQADPVLCKRLEEAGAATVMPLGAPIGTNKGLRTRDFLQIIIEESNVPVIVDAGIGAPSQAAEAMELGADAVLVNTAIAVAGNPVEMAIAFKEAVKAGRRAYEAGLGAQYHFAQASSPLTSFLD; translated from the coding sequence ATGAACAAATTAGTGATTGGAGGGCGGGAATTCTCCTCCCGGCTGTTTGTCGGAACCGGCAAATTCAGCTCGAACGAATTGATGGAAAAAGCCATCGAGGCTTCGGAATCCGAAATGATTACCGTCGCCATGAAACGTATCAACATGACCCACGAGGCGACCGACGATATGCTCACCCACATCGACCGCAACAGAGTGCAGTTCCTGCCCAACACCTCGGGCGTGCGGAATGCCGAGGAGGCTGTACTCGCCGCCCAGTTCTCGCGCGAGTGCTTCGGGACCGACTTCATCAAACTCGAAATCCACCCCGACCCCAAATACCTCTTACCCGACCCGGTGGAGACCTTGAAAGCTACCGAGCAACTGGCCAAGATGGGATTTGTGGTACTGCCCTATATCCAGGCCGACCCCGTGTTGTGTAAACGGCTCGAAGAGGCCGGTGCCGCCACCGTGATGCCGCTGGGTGCTCCCATCGGTACGAACAAGGGGTTGCGCACGCGTGATTTCCTGCAAATCATCATCGAGGAGAGCAACGTGCCCGTCATCGTCGACGCCGGTATCGGGGCGCCGTCGCAGGCTGCCGAAGCCATGGAACTGGGTGCCGATGCCGTGCTCGTGAACACCGCCATCGCCGTGGCCGGTAACCCCGTAGAGATGGCCATCGCCTTCAAAGAGGCTGTCAAAGCCGGCCGCCGGGCCTACGAAGCCGGACTGGGTGCCCAATATCATTTTGCCCAGGCCAGCAGCCCGCTGACTTCATTCCTTGACTAA
- a CDS encoding thiamine phosphate synthase — MLQFITHQTLRFGIVEGAVAALKGGCKWIQLRMKEAPLDEVERTARELIPLCQEHEAILVLDDYPQLAADLDVDGVHLGKLDMPVSEARLLIGEKYIIGGTANTFDDIQSLVRQDADYVGLGPFRFTETKKNLSPILGLEGYARIMRQCRENDLKIPVVAIGGITADDIPALMETGVSGIALSGTILQAEDPEAETRKIIDLLNQYRKV; from the coding sequence ATGTTACAATTCATTACCCATCAAACCCTGCGCTTCGGCATTGTCGAAGGCGCCGTCGCCGCCCTCAAAGGGGGTTGCAAATGGATACAACTGCGCATGAAAGAGGCGCCTCTTGACGAGGTGGAACGAACAGCCCGAGAGCTGATTCCCCTCTGCCAGGAACACGAGGCCATTCTCGTTCTCGACGACTATCCCCAACTGGCGGCCGACCTCGACGTGGACGGCGTGCATCTGGGCAAACTCGACATGCCGGTATCGGAAGCACGCCTGCTCATCGGTGAGAAATACATCATCGGCGGCACGGCCAACACCTTCGACGACATTCAAAGTCTGGTGCGACAAGATGCCGACTACGTGGGACTGGGGCCCTTCCGTTTTACCGAGACCAAAAAGAACCTGAGCCCCATACTGGGCCTCGAAGGCTATGCCCGCATCATGCGGCAATGCCGCGAAAACGACTTGAAGATTCCCGTGGTGGCCATCGGCGGTATCACGGCCGATGACATTCCAGCCCTCATGGAGACCGGCGTGTCGGGCATCGCCTTGTCGGGCACGATTCTGCAAGCCGAGGACCCCGAGGCCGAAACCCGAAAGATTATAGACTTATTAAACCAATATCGCAAAGTATGA
- a CDS encoding thiamine phosphate synthase, with protein MKYIGITPEGFLPHEGDLIATLLDHGLDHLHLRKPGASRHEVEELLRSIPHRCYNRIVLHDHFELAAAYRLAGVHLNRRNPMPPAAVPGYTPALSRSCHTLDELGQGEGYAYQFLSPLFDSLSKQGYRAAFTPGQLAEAAERRIINERVMALGGITPERVAAVRQWHFGGVVLLGYLWQEPTPEGVIDRLNRIRTV; from the coding sequence ATGAAATACATAGGTATCACACCCGAAGGATTCCTCCCTCACGAGGGCGACTTGATTGCCACGTTGCTCGACCACGGGCTGGACCATCTGCACCTGCGCAAACCCGGGGCCTCGCGCCACGAGGTAGAAGAGTTGTTGCGCTCGATTCCCCACCGCTGCTACAACCGCATCGTGCTGCACGACCACTTTGAGCTAGCAGCTGCATACCGCTTGGCCGGCGTGCACCTCAACCGCCGCAACCCGATGCCTCCCGCAGCCGTGCCGGGGTACACCCCCGCCCTCTCCCGCTCGTGTCACACGCTGGACGAACTCGGCCAAGGCGAAGGGTATGCCTATCAATTCCTGAGCCCCCTCTTCGACAGCCTCTCCAAGCAGGGCTACCGGGCCGCATTCACCCCCGGGCAACTGGCCGAAGCGGCCGAGCGGAGAATCATCAACGAGCGGGTCATGGCCCTGGGCGGCATCACCCCCGAGCGGGTGGCTGCCGTGCGGCAGTGGCACTTCGGCGGAGTAGTCCTGTTGGGCTACCTGTGGCAAGAGCCTACCCCCGAAGGGGTGATTGACCGACTCAACCGAATACGAACCGTTTAA
- the thiS gene encoding sulfur carrier protein ThiS codes for MQVYLNQKETEVPEGTTVKGLLDRQQIAAEGTAIAIDNKLVPKSEWDNRTLAPGDKITLIRATFGG; via the coding sequence ATGCAAGTATATCTCAACCAAAAAGAGACCGAGGTGCCCGAAGGAACAACCGTAAAAGGGTTGCTCGACCGGCAGCAGATTGCCGCCGAGGGCACGGCCATCGCCATCGACAACAAACTGGTGCCCAAAAGCGAGTGGGACAACCGCACGCTGGCCCCCGGCGACAAGATAACCCTCATTCGCGCCACCTTCGGCGGATAA
- the thiD gene encoding bifunctional hydroxymethylpyrimidine kinase/phosphomethylpyrimidine kinase → MKTYPVVLTIAGSDSSGGAGIQADLKTMSSIGVFGTSAITAITAQNTCEVRAIQGIDPDIVRQQIEAVLDDLPCHTVKLGMLYARPTIEAIADCLAHYPLDHIVLDPVMVSTSGCRLIEEEAIEAVKSLLLPRATLVTPNIPEAEILSGLPVTNEREMERAAQRLFQIGCRAVLIKGGHLEGAESYDLLFTPQADPVRYTSPRIATRNTHGTGCTFSSAIASYLALGRDLPDAVAAAKTYLTRALEAGADVTIGHGHGAVNHLFAPCVLTPRDDEDTNKNG, encoded by the coding sequence ATGAAAACCTATCCCGTCGTATTGACCATAGCCGGCTCGGACAGCAGCGGAGGAGCCGGGATACAGGCCGACTTGAAAACCATGTCGTCCATCGGTGTATTCGGCACATCGGCCATCACCGCCATCACCGCACAAAACACCTGCGAGGTGCGGGCCATACAGGGTATCGACCCCGATATTGTTCGCCAACAAATCGAGGCGGTACTCGACGACCTGCCCTGCCACACGGTGAAGCTGGGCATGCTATACGCCCGACCTACGATCGAGGCCATTGCCGACTGTCTGGCGCACTACCCCCTCGACCACATCGTGCTCGACCCGGTCATGGTGTCGACCTCGGGGTGCCGGCTCATTGAAGAGGAGGCCATCGAGGCGGTCAAATCGCTACTCCTGCCCCGGGCCACACTCGTCACCCCCAACATACCCGAAGCCGAAATCCTGAGCGGCCTACCCGTCACCAACGAACGGGAGATGGAACGGGCTGCACAGCGGCTCTTCCAAATCGGTTGCCGGGCGGTACTCATCAAGGGGGGACACTTGGAGGGAGCCGAATCGTACGACCTGCTCTTCACCCCACAGGCCGACCCGGTGCGCTACACCTCGCCCCGTATCGCCACACGCAACACCCACGGCACGGGTTGCACCTTCTCCTCGGCCATCGCCTCGTACCTGGCCCTGGGCCGCGACCTGCCCGATGCGGTGGCCGCCGCCAAGACCTACCTCACCCGGGCCCTTGAAGCGGGTGCCGACGTGACGATAGGCCACGGCCACGGAGCCGTAAACCATCTGTTCGCCCCCTGCGTTTTAACCCCGCGGGACGACGAAGACACAAACAAAAACGGATAA